A window of the Zeugodacus cucurbitae isolate PBARC_wt_2022May chromosome 2, idZeuCucr1.2, whole genome shotgun sequence genome harbors these coding sequences:
- the Nmdar1 gene encoding glutamate [NMDA] receptor subunit 1 isoform X2, with protein sequence MFHFGYTKVIIIHSSDTDGRAILGRFQTTSQTNYDDIDVRATVEMIVEFEPKLDSFTEHLIDMKTAQSRVYLLYASTEDAQVIFRDAALNNMTEGGHAWIVTEQALHANNTPVGVLGLVLEHANNDKEHIRDSVYVLASAIKEMMSNETITEAPKDCGDSGVNWESGKRLFQYLKTRNITGNTGQVAFDDNGDRIYAGYDVINIHEKQKKYVVGKFYYDPEKAKMRLRINDSEILWPGKQKKKPEGIMIPTHLKILTIEEKPFVYTRRLTDDEVNCDEDEIPCPLFNATDGSENENCCRGYCIDLLNALSHRINFTFDLALSPDGQFGHYTLKNVSSSSSGAITSRKEWSGLIGELVNERADMAMPLTINPERAEFIEFSKPFKYQGITILEKKPSRSSTLVSFLQPFSNTLWILVMVSVHVVALVLYLLDRFSPFGRFKLSHTDSNEEKALNLSSAIWFAWGVLLNSGIGEGTPRSFSARVLGMFWAGFAMIIVASYTANLAAFLVLERPKTKLSGINDARLRNTMENLTCATVKGSSVDMYFRRQVELSNMYRTMEANNYDTAEQAIQDVKKGKLMAFIWDSSRLEYEASKDCELVTAGELFGRSGYGIGLQKGSPWTDAVTLAILEFHESGFMEALDKHWIFHGNAQQCELFEKTPNTLGLQNMAGVFILVAAGVAGGVGLIIVEVIYKKHQVKKQKRLDIARHAADKWRGTIEKRKTLRASLAMQRQYNVGLNANPGTISFAVDKRRYPRMGPRAPEQAWKSDADILRNRRYLDEAAKGGHSPAVHMPILGKMRPPTNMLPPRYSPAYTSNVSHLVV encoded by the exons ATGTTTCACTTCGGTTACACCAAG GTAATCATAATACACAGCTCGGATACGGATGGGCGCGCGATACTCGGTCGCTTCCAGACCACCTCACAGACGAATTACGATGATATCGATGTGCGTGCCACCGTTGAAATGATTGTGGAATTCGAGCCGAAGTTGGACAGCTTCACAGAGCATTTGATTGACATGAAGACCGCTCAGTCGCGCGTGTATCTCTTATATGCGAG CACCGAGGATGCACAGGTTATTTTCCGTGACGCTGCACTGAACAACATGACCGAGGGTGGACATGCTTGGATTGTCACCGAACAGGCGTTGCATGCCAACAACACACCGGTCGGGGTCCTCGGACTGGTTTTGGAGCACGCCAACAACGACAAAGAACACATAAGG GATAGCGTTTATGTACTCGCGTCGGCAATTAAGGAGATGATGTCCAATGAAACGATTACAGAGGCGCCAAAGGATTGCGGTGATTCAGGCGTTAATTGGGAGTCCG GTAAACGGCTGTTTCAGTATCTCAAGACGCGCAACATAACAGGCAACACGGGCCAGGTGGCGTTTGATGACAACGGTGATCGCATTTATGCCGGCTATGATGTGATAAACATACATGAGAAGCAGAAGAAGTATGTTGTGGGCAAATTCTATTATGACCCT GAAAAAGCGAAAATGCGCCTACGCATCAACGACAGCGAAATTTTATGGCCTGGAAAACAAAAGAAGAAGCCTGAGGGTATCATGATACCTACACACCTGAAAATCTTAACCATCGAAGAAAAACCGTTTGTCTATACACGTCGTTTGACGGACGATGAAGTCAACTGCGATGAGGATGAAATACCTTGTCCGCTGTTTAATGCCACCGACGGCAGCG AGAACGAGAACTGCTGTCGTGGCTATTGCATCGATTTGTTAAACGCTCTTTCGCATCGCATTAATTTTACCTTCGATTTGGCACTCTCACCGGACGGTCAATTCGGTCATTACACCTTAAAGAATGTGAGTTCGTCGAGCTCGGGCGCGATTACATCGCGTAAAGAATGGAGCGGTCTGATTGGGGAATTGGTGAATGAACGTGCCGACATGGCGATGCCACTCACCATTAATCCAGAGCGTGCCGAATTTATTGAGTTCTCGAAACCGTTCAAATACCAGGGCATCACAATACTCGAAAAGAAACCATCACGTTCAAGTACTTTGGTGTCGTTTCTGCAGCCATTTAGCAACACGCTATGGATATTGGTAATGGTATCTGTACATGTAGTCGCGCTGGTCCTATATCTACTCGATAG ATTCTCACCGTTTGGACGTTTCAAATTGTCGCATACGGATAGCAACGAAGAGAAGGCTTTGAACTTGAGCTCCGCTATCTGGTTTGCCTGGGGTGTACTCTTGAATAGCGGTATTGGCGAGGGAACGCCACGCAGTTTCTCAGCACGTGTGCTTGGCATGTTCTGGGCGGGCTTTGCGATGATCATTGTCGCATCGTACACTGCCAACCTGGCCGCTTTCCTCGTGTTGGAGCGTCCGAAAACTAAACTTAGCGGTATTAATGATGCACGTCTGCGGAATACAATGGAGAATTTGACTTGTGCGACGGTGAAGGGCTCATCGGTGGATATGTATTTCCGACGTCAGGTGGAGTTGTCTAATATGTACCGAACAATGGAGGCCAACAACTATGACACAGCAGAGCAAGCAATACAGGATGTGAAGAAAGG aAAACTAATGGCCTTCATTTGGGACTCTTCACGTCTTGAATATGAGGCGTCGAAAGATTGTGAGCTAGTTACTGCTGGTGAGCTGTTCGGACGTAGCGGATATGGCATCGGTTTGCAGAAAGGTTCACCGTGGACGGATGCGGTTACGCTCGCGATTTTGGAGTTCCACGAGA gcGGTTTCATGGAAGCGCTCGATAAACACTGGATTTTCCACGGCAATGCGCAACAATGCGAACTCTTCGAGAAAACACCCAATACGCTTGGTCTACAAAATATGGCTGGCGTTTTCATATTGGTTGCAGCTGGTGTTGCCGGCGGTGTTGGTCTCATTATTGTCGAAGTGATCTACAAGAAACATCAAGTGAAGAAACAAAAGCGTTTGGACATAGCGCGCCATGCAGCAGACAAGTGGCGCGGCACTATAGAA AAACGTAAGACCTTACGCGCTTCGCTCGCCATGCAGCGACAATACAATGTCGGACTAAACGCCAATCCGGGTACCATTAGTTTCGCTGTGGACAAACGTCGTTATCCACGCATGGGTCCGCGCGCACCCGAACAAGCCTGGAAGAGCGATGCCGACATTTTGCGAAATCGCCGCTACCTAGATGAGGCTGCCAAAGGCGGCCATTCACCCGCCGTGCACATGCCGATTTTGGGCAAAATGCGTCCACCAACCAATATGCTACCGCCACGCTACTCACCAGCATACACCAGTAACGTCTCGCATTTGGTGGTCTAA
- the Nmdar1 gene encoding glutamate [NMDA] receptor subunit 1 isoform X1, giving the protein MAVLDGMSVVFLLFCGIHLGVTAQKHTQHSDNPSTYNIGGVLADPESESHFRTIISNLNFDQQYVPRKVTYYDKTIRMDKNPIKTVFNVCDKLIEKRVYAVVVSHEQTSGDLSPAAVSYTSGFYQIPVIGISSRDAAFSDKNIHVSFLRTVPPYYHQADVWLEIMFHFGYTKVIIIHSSDTDGRAILGRFQTTSQTNYDDIDVRATVEMIVEFEPKLDSFTEHLIDMKTAQSRVYLLYASTEDAQVIFRDAALNNMTEGGHAWIVTEQALHANNTPVGVLGLVLEHANNDKEHIRDSVYVLASAIKEMMSNETITEAPKDCGDSGVNWESGKRLFQYLKTRNITGNTGQVAFDDNGDRIYAGYDVINIHEKQKKYVVGKFYYDPEKAKMRLRINDSEILWPGKQKKKPEGIMIPTHLKILTIEEKPFVYTRRLTDDEVNCDEDEIPCPLFNATDGSENENCCRGYCIDLLNALSHRINFTFDLALSPDGQFGHYTLKNVSSSSSGAITSRKEWSGLIGELVNERADMAMPLTINPERAEFIEFSKPFKYQGITILEKKPSRSSTLVSFLQPFSNTLWILVMVSVHVVALVLYLLDRFSPFGRFKLSHTDSNEEKALNLSSAIWFAWGVLLNSGIGEGTPRSFSARVLGMFWAGFAMIIVASYTANLAAFLVLERPKTKLSGINDARLRNTMENLTCATVKGSSVDMYFRRQVELSNMYRTMEANNYDTAEQAIQDVKKGKLMAFIWDSSRLEYEASKDCELVTAGELFGRSGYGIGLQKGSPWTDAVTLAILEFHESGFMEALDKHWIFHGNAQQCELFEKTPNTLGLQNMAGVFILVAAGVAGGVGLIIVEVIYKKHQVKKQKRLDIARHAADKWRGTIEKRKTLRASLAMQRQYNVGLNANPGTISFAVDKRRYPRMGPRAPEQAWKSDADILRNRRYLDEAAKGGHSPAVHMPILGKMRPPTNMLPPRYSPAYTSNVSHLVV; this is encoded by the exons ATGGCTGTACTTGACGGAATGAGTGTGGTTTTTCTGCTTTTCTGTGGTATACATTTAGGAGTTACAGCGCAAAAGCACACTCAACACTCGGACAATCCCTCAACTTACAACATTGGTGGTGTGCTGGCGGATCCCGAAAGCGAGTCGCACTTCCGCACAATAATATCG AACCTGAACTTCGACCAGCAATATGTGCCACGCAAAGTCACCTACTACGACAAGACAATACGAATGGATAAGAATCCAATCAAAACAGTGTTTAATGTTTGCGATAAGTTGATCGAAAAACGT GTCTACGCCGTTGTTGTATCACACGAACAAACCTCAGGTGACTTATCACCGGCAGCAGTCAGTTACACGAGTGGCTTCTACCAGATTCCAGTTATTGGCATTTCCTCGCGTGATGCTGCCTTTTCCGATAAAAATATTCACGTTTCCTTTTTGCGCACAGTGCCGCCGTATTACCACCAGGCGGATGTCTGGCTGGAAATCATGTTTCACTTCGGTTACACCAAG GTAATCATAATACACAGCTCGGATACGGATGGGCGCGCGATACTCGGTCGCTTCCAGACCACCTCACAGACGAATTACGATGATATCGATGTGCGTGCCACCGTTGAAATGATTGTGGAATTCGAGCCGAAGTTGGACAGCTTCACAGAGCATTTGATTGACATGAAGACCGCTCAGTCGCGCGTGTATCTCTTATATGCGAG CACCGAGGATGCACAGGTTATTTTCCGTGACGCTGCACTGAACAACATGACCGAGGGTGGACATGCTTGGATTGTCACCGAACAGGCGTTGCATGCCAACAACACACCGGTCGGGGTCCTCGGACTGGTTTTGGAGCACGCCAACAACGACAAAGAACACATAAGG GATAGCGTTTATGTACTCGCGTCGGCAATTAAGGAGATGATGTCCAATGAAACGATTACAGAGGCGCCAAAGGATTGCGGTGATTCAGGCGTTAATTGGGAGTCCG GTAAACGGCTGTTTCAGTATCTCAAGACGCGCAACATAACAGGCAACACGGGCCAGGTGGCGTTTGATGACAACGGTGATCGCATTTATGCCGGCTATGATGTGATAAACATACATGAGAAGCAGAAGAAGTATGTTGTGGGCAAATTCTATTATGACCCT GAAAAAGCGAAAATGCGCCTACGCATCAACGACAGCGAAATTTTATGGCCTGGAAAACAAAAGAAGAAGCCTGAGGGTATCATGATACCTACACACCTGAAAATCTTAACCATCGAAGAAAAACCGTTTGTCTATACACGTCGTTTGACGGACGATGAAGTCAACTGCGATGAGGATGAAATACCTTGTCCGCTGTTTAATGCCACCGACGGCAGCG AGAACGAGAACTGCTGTCGTGGCTATTGCATCGATTTGTTAAACGCTCTTTCGCATCGCATTAATTTTACCTTCGATTTGGCACTCTCACCGGACGGTCAATTCGGTCATTACACCTTAAAGAATGTGAGTTCGTCGAGCTCGGGCGCGATTACATCGCGTAAAGAATGGAGCGGTCTGATTGGGGAATTGGTGAATGAACGTGCCGACATGGCGATGCCACTCACCATTAATCCAGAGCGTGCCGAATTTATTGAGTTCTCGAAACCGTTCAAATACCAGGGCATCACAATACTCGAAAAGAAACCATCACGTTCAAGTACTTTGGTGTCGTTTCTGCAGCCATTTAGCAACACGCTATGGATATTGGTAATGGTATCTGTACATGTAGTCGCGCTGGTCCTATATCTACTCGATAG ATTCTCACCGTTTGGACGTTTCAAATTGTCGCATACGGATAGCAACGAAGAGAAGGCTTTGAACTTGAGCTCCGCTATCTGGTTTGCCTGGGGTGTACTCTTGAATAGCGGTATTGGCGAGGGAACGCCACGCAGTTTCTCAGCACGTGTGCTTGGCATGTTCTGGGCGGGCTTTGCGATGATCATTGTCGCATCGTACACTGCCAACCTGGCCGCTTTCCTCGTGTTGGAGCGTCCGAAAACTAAACTTAGCGGTATTAATGATGCACGTCTGCGGAATACAATGGAGAATTTGACTTGTGCGACGGTGAAGGGCTCATCGGTGGATATGTATTTCCGACGTCAGGTGGAGTTGTCTAATATGTACCGAACAATGGAGGCCAACAACTATGACACAGCAGAGCAAGCAATACAGGATGTGAAGAAAGG aAAACTAATGGCCTTCATTTGGGACTCTTCACGTCTTGAATATGAGGCGTCGAAAGATTGTGAGCTAGTTACTGCTGGTGAGCTGTTCGGACGTAGCGGATATGGCATCGGTTTGCAGAAAGGTTCACCGTGGACGGATGCGGTTACGCTCGCGATTTTGGAGTTCCACGAGA gcGGTTTCATGGAAGCGCTCGATAAACACTGGATTTTCCACGGCAATGCGCAACAATGCGAACTCTTCGAGAAAACACCCAATACGCTTGGTCTACAAAATATGGCTGGCGTTTTCATATTGGTTGCAGCTGGTGTTGCCGGCGGTGTTGGTCTCATTATTGTCGAAGTGATCTACAAGAAACATCAAGTGAAGAAACAAAAGCGTTTGGACATAGCGCGCCATGCAGCAGACAAGTGGCGCGGCACTATAGAA AAACGTAAGACCTTACGCGCTTCGCTCGCCATGCAGCGACAATACAATGTCGGACTAAACGCCAATCCGGGTACCATTAGTTTCGCTGTGGACAAACGTCGTTATCCACGCATGGGTCCGCGCGCACCCGAACAAGCCTGGAAGAGCGATGCCGACATTTTGCGAAATCGCCGCTACCTAGATGAGGCTGCCAAAGGCGGCCATTCACCCGCCGTGCACATGCCGATTTTGGGCAAAATGCGTCCACCAACCAATATGCTACCGCCACGCTACTCACCAGCATACACCAGTAACGTCTCGCATTTGGTGGTCTAA
- the LOC114803535 gene encoding mitochondrial sodium/calcium exchanger protein-like isoform X1, with translation MILYENFNTINQTSPHFERHEHLAMETSNQSCSALLTLPLDERCDYIAQSSSCYTNVYLINYIHIIFCKLRISTTLGAAVSSIVLLIVICLYFIIFGVAADVFFCPALAVLARILRMSENVAGVTLVAFGNGAPDIFSSLAYLDSNTRRLYADIFASALFVVLIVAGIIFYGYPFAAQPYLLLRDALFLLLDICVVDYIIKKDNAISVLDSVITLCIYFCYLFVVIFDQYLVRRATKILRIRRQTFKRLSNIDLIRLNDLRAQGAIRQQKKLSFLDRRDPSIIYSDSVMSNLPTLWQQFYLSLKPYDDSEWESANLLMKVFIILRMPILLVLKIFIPITDQGEEGRGWSRLLNCTQMVLLPSFICYITLSKYSLFGLPIFLWSALITCPLAIILFLNSNTNRTPLYHHYFSILSVAGSVFVVRICCAEIVNVLAVLSIFTGFSSSFFGVTLLSWANSIGDLIANQYLARQGYQNMALAACFGGPLFNSLLAVGSTLLYKTLTTDNFVIAEFGEGIMGENCTIFLIISLFIILLGALTTDFYFRPSFGVYVIITYCIFFLYNILGEFEVIHPYGTDHRMDQAIEPEL, from the exons ATGATATTATATGAGAACTTCAATACCATCAATCAAACTTCGCCGCATTTTGAGCGACACGAGCACTTAGCGATGGAAACCTCCAAT CAAAGTTGTAGCGCACTGCTTACACTGCCGCTGGATGAGAGATGCGACTACATTGCCCAATCCAGTTCGTGCTACACCAATGTCTACTTGATCAACTACATACACATCATCTTCTGTAAACTGAGAATATCCACCACTTTGGGTGCTGCAGTCTCATCGATCGTGCTGCTAATAGTTATCTgtctttatttcattattttcggtGTAGCTGCAGAtgtgtt CTTTTGTCCTGCTCTGGCGGTGTTGGCGCGCATATTAAGAATGAGTGAGAACGTTGCTGGCGTTACATTGGTCGCTTTTGGCAATGGCGCACCCGATATATTCAGCAGTCTGGCTTATCTTGACAGCAACACCCGTCGCTTATATGCAGATATTTTCGCCTCGGCACTCTTTGTGGTGCTCATTGTGGCTGGCATTATCTTTTATGGATACCCATTTGCTGCACAACCCTATTTACTGTTACGCGATGCACTATTCCTTCTACTCGACATCTGTGTTGTCGATTATATAATTAAGAAAGATAATGCCATATCGGTGCTTGATAGTGTTA TCACACTTTGCATTTACTTTTGCTACTTATTTGTGGTTATATTTGATCAGTATCTAGTGAGACGCGCTACAAAAA TATTGCGGATCAGGAGGCAAACTTTTAAGAGGCTCTCCAATAttg ATCTCATTCGTCTGAATGACTTGCGTGCACAGGGTGCGATTCGGCAGCAAAAGAAGTTGTCTTTTCTAGATCGTCGTGATCCAAGTATCATTTACTCAGATTCGGTTATGTCGAACTTACCAACACTTTGGCAACAATTCTATCTTAGCCTCAAGCCATATGATGATAGCGAATGGGAAAGTGCCAATTTGCTAATGAAAGTGTTCATAATATTACGAATGCCGATATTGCTGGTACTCAAGATATTCATACCAATTACCGatcaaggagaagaaggtcgcgGCTGGTCTCGTCTCTTGAATTGCACACAAATGGTGTTATTGCCTTCATTTATATGCTATATTACAC TCAGCAAGTATTCCCTCTTTGGCTTACCAATTTTCTTATGGTCGGCGTTGATAACATGTCCTTTGGCTATTATTTTGTTTCTTAATTCGAACACGAATCGAACGCCGCTTTATCATCAT TATTTCTCCATTCTCAGCGTTGCTGGTTCTGTATTCGTTGTGCGCATTTGCTGTGCTGAAATCGTGAATGTACTCGCGGTCCTTAGCATCTTTACTGGCTTCAGTAGTTCCTTTTTTGGCGTCACTCTTTTATCTTGGGCAAATAGTATTGGTGATTTGATAGCTAATCAATATTTGGCTCGGCAGGGCTATCAAAATATGGCGCTCGCCGCTTGCTTCGGTGGACCGCTATTCA attCTTTACTGGCTGTTGGCTCAACCTTACTATATAAGACACTAACAACTGATAACTTCGTGATTGcg GAATTCGGCGAGGGAATAATGGGCGAGAATTGCACTATATTCCTTATAATTAGCTTGTTTATCATTTTACTGGGTGCTCTCACCACAGACTTTTACTTTCGACCCAGTTTTGGTGTTTATGTTATAATtacatattgtatttttttcttatataatatTCTGGGTGAATTTGAAGTCATACATCCATATGGCACCGATCATAGAATGGATCAGGCTATCGAACCGGAACTTTAA
- the LOC114803535 gene encoding mitochondrial sodium/calcium exchanger protein-like isoform X2: protein MSENVAGVTLVAFGNGAPDIFSSLAYLDSNTRRLYADIFASALFVVLIVAGIIFYGYPFAAQPYLLLRDALFLLLDICVVDYIIKKDNAISVLDSVITLCIYFCYLFVVIFDQYLVRRATKILRIRRQTFKRLSNIDLIRLNDLRAQGAIRQQKKLSFLDRRDPSIIYSDSVMSNLPTLWQQFYLSLKPYDDSEWESANLLMKVFIILRMPILLVLKIFIPITDQGEEGRGWSRLLNCTQMVLLPSFICYITLSKYSLFGLPIFLWSALITCPLAIILFLNSNTNRTPLYHHYFSILSVAGSVFVVRICCAEIVNVLAVLSIFTGFSSSFFGVTLLSWANSIGDLIANQYLARQGYQNMALAACFGGPLFNSLLAVGSTLLYKTLTTDNFVIAEFGEGIMGENCTIFLIISLFIILLGALTTDFYFRPSFGVYVIITYCIFFLYNILGEFEVIHPYGTDHRMDQAIEPEL from the exons ATGAGTGAGAACGTTGCTGGCGTTACATTGGTCGCTTTTGGCAATGGCGCACCCGATATATTCAGCAGTCTGGCTTATCTTGACAGCAACACCCGTCGCTTATATGCAGATATTTTCGCCTCGGCACTCTTTGTGGTGCTCATTGTGGCTGGCATTATCTTTTATGGATACCCATTTGCTGCACAACCCTATTTACTGTTACGCGATGCACTATTCCTTCTACTCGACATCTGTGTTGTCGATTATATAATTAAGAAAGATAATGCCATATCGGTGCTTGATAGTGTTA TCACACTTTGCATTTACTTTTGCTACTTATTTGTGGTTATATTTGATCAGTATCTAGTGAGACGCGCTACAAAAA TATTGCGGATCAGGAGGCAAACTTTTAAGAGGCTCTCCAATAttg ATCTCATTCGTCTGAATGACTTGCGTGCACAGGGTGCGATTCGGCAGCAAAAGAAGTTGTCTTTTCTAGATCGTCGTGATCCAAGTATCATTTACTCAGATTCGGTTATGTCGAACTTACCAACACTTTGGCAACAATTCTATCTTAGCCTCAAGCCATATGATGATAGCGAATGGGAAAGTGCCAATTTGCTAATGAAAGTGTTCATAATATTACGAATGCCGATATTGCTGGTACTCAAGATATTCATACCAATTACCGatcaaggagaagaaggtcgcgGCTGGTCTCGTCTCTTGAATTGCACACAAATGGTGTTATTGCCTTCATTTATATGCTATATTACAC TCAGCAAGTATTCCCTCTTTGGCTTACCAATTTTCTTATGGTCGGCGTTGATAACATGTCCTTTGGCTATTATTTTGTTTCTTAATTCGAACACGAATCGAACGCCGCTTTATCATCAT TATTTCTCCATTCTCAGCGTTGCTGGTTCTGTATTCGTTGTGCGCATTTGCTGTGCTGAAATCGTGAATGTACTCGCGGTCCTTAGCATCTTTACTGGCTTCAGTAGTTCCTTTTTTGGCGTCACTCTTTTATCTTGGGCAAATAGTATTGGTGATTTGATAGCTAATCAATATTTGGCTCGGCAGGGCTATCAAAATATGGCGCTCGCCGCTTGCTTCGGTGGACCGCTATTCA attCTTTACTGGCTGTTGGCTCAACCTTACTATATAAGACACTAACAACTGATAACTTCGTGATTGcg GAATTCGGCGAGGGAATAATGGGCGAGAATTGCACTATATTCCTTATAATTAGCTTGTTTATCATTTTACTGGGTGCTCTCACCACAGACTTTTACTTTCGACCCAGTTTTGGTGTTTATGTTATAATtacatattgtatttttttcttatataatatTCTGGGTGAATTTGAAGTCATACATCCATATGGCACCGATCATAGAATGGATCAGGCTATCGAACCGGAACTTTAA